A region from the uncultured Sunxiuqinia sp. genome encodes:
- a CDS encoding Sb-PDE family phosphodiesterase: MSNLKSNVTSFLFFISVLSVSAQSRTEIAIPDIPGYKTLKCDFHMHTVFSDGDVWPTIRVQEAWQEGLDAIAITDHIEYLPHSQDLAEIDHNRSYEIAEPLAKQMGIVLIPGSEITRKMPPGHLNALFVTNANLLEREDWMDACLEAKEQGAFVFWNHPGWKAQQPDSTLWWTEHTKLLEKGILNGIEVYNEKEYYPEALQWAKSKQLTLLCNSDVHAPIAIVYPGTHRPMTLVFATEKSKGAIKQALKDRRTVAYFDNQLVGNRQFLTPLFMGSIKIKTKQAGLENHQLKKIMIHNSSDINFHLKQRQPSIGFSCPEEIVLEAHRTVFLDLTGTSDEVKTMERLQLFYEVTNLNMLSGKPLPVNLEVVN, from the coding sequence ATGAGCAACCTAAAGTCCAACGTAACAAGTTTCCTGTTTTTCATTTCAGTCCTTTCTGTTTCGGCGCAAAGCCGCACCGAAATTGCCATTCCTGATATACCGGGATACAAAACCTTGAAATGTGATTTTCATATGCACACCGTTTTTTCTGATGGTGATGTGTGGCCAACCATCCGTGTGCAGGAAGCCTGGCAAGAAGGACTGGACGCGATCGCCATTACGGACCATATTGAATATCTGCCCCATTCGCAGGATTTGGCTGAAATTGATCATAACCGATCCTACGAAATTGCGGAACCATTAGCCAAGCAAATGGGCATAGTGCTTATTCCAGGAAGTGAGATTACCCGCAAAATGCCCCCCGGACATCTCAATGCCTTGTTTGTGACCAATGCCAACTTGTTAGAGCGCGAAGACTGGATGGATGCTTGTCTGGAAGCGAAAGAGCAAGGAGCATTTGTGTTTTGGAATCATCCCGGATGGAAAGCACAACAGCCCGATAGCACCCTTTGGTGGACGGAACACACCAAGCTGCTGGAAAAGGGAATTTTAAATGGTATTGAAGTTTACAATGAAAAAGAATATTACCCGGAAGCTTTGCAATGGGCAAAAAGCAAGCAGTTAACCCTGCTCTGTAATTCTGATGTTCATGCACCCATTGCTATTGTCTACCCCGGAACACACCGCCCTATGACGTTGGTTTTTGCAACAGAGAAATCGAAAGGTGCCATCAAACAAGCCTTGAAAGACCGGCGAACAGTAGCATATTTCGACAACCAACTGGTTGGTAACCGACAATTCCTCACACCTTTGTTCATGGGTTCTATTAAAATCAAAACAAAGCAAGCCGGCCTGGAGAATCATCAGCTCAAAAAGATCATGATCCATAACTCAAGCGATATCAATTTTCATTTGAAACAACGGCAACCTTCTATCGGTTTTTCGTGTCCTGAAGAAATTGTACTTGAGGCACATCGTACTGTTTTTCTCGATTTAACGGGTACATCCGATGAAGTAAAAACAATGGAGCGCCTGCAACTATTTTATGAGGTTACGAACCTAAACATGTTATCAGGGAAGCCGTTGCCGGTTAATCTTGAAGTGGTGAACTAA
- a CDS encoding phosphoribosylanthranilate isomerase, translated as MRDPENIQGILSAEPDYLGYIFYSKSKRYVGKNPAPEIFEIVPKSTRKVGVFVNEPLNNVITACRDFNIEVAQLHGTEDPDYCSLVRSTGLTVFKAFSVDEEFDFSLLETYSGAVDYFLFDTKGRLPGGTGLKFDWDVLQSYQLSVPFFLSGGIKPDDVEALQKFNHEQLYALDINSGFEVSPALKSVDNVQAFIQKIRK; from the coding sequence ATGAGAGATCCTGAGAATATTCAGGGTATTTTAAGTGCTGAGCCTGATTATTTGGGCTATATTTTCTATTCAAAATCAAAACGGTATGTTGGAAAGAATCCCGCCCCAGAGATTTTTGAAATCGTTCCCAAGTCAACCCGAAAAGTAGGAGTATTTGTGAACGAACCTTTGAATAACGTGATTACAGCCTGCCGTGATTTTAATATAGAAGTGGCTCAATTGCATGGCACCGAAGATCCCGATTATTGCAGTCTGGTCCGGTCAACAGGATTAACCGTTTTCAAAGCTTTTTCGGTAGATGAGGAGTTTGACTTTTCTTTATTGGAAACTTACAGCGGAGCAGTCGATTATTTTTTATTCGACACCAAAGGAAGACTACCCGGAGGAACGGGTTTAAAGTTTGACTGGGACGTCTTACAAAGCTATCAGCTTTCGGTTCCTTTCTTTTTAAGTGGAGGTATAAAACCGGATGATGTGGAAGCACTCCAAAAATTCAACCATGAGCAACTTTATGCGTTAGACATTAATAGTGGATTTGAGGTCAGCCCGGCTTTGAAATCTGTCGACAATGTGCAGGCTTTTATTCAAAAAATCAGAAAATAA
- a CDS encoding aminodeoxychorismate/anthranilate synthase component II, whose product MKIVIIDNYDSFTYNLVHAIKKISGQPVDVIRNDELVLSDLEKYDKIVLSPGPGIPEEAGLLLDIIREFAPRKSMFGVCLGHQAIGEVFGGTLTNMNRVLHGIATSVSQVVADPILFAGLPEQFEAGRYHSWIVNAEGLPDCFEVTSTDKSGQIMSMKHKEYDVRGVQFHPESVLTPLGEKMIENWLNN is encoded by the coding sequence ATGAAAATAGTAATCATAGATAATTACGATTCATTCACCTACAATTTGGTGCATGCTATTAAAAAGATATCCGGACAGCCAGTTGATGTCATTCGCAACGATGAGTTGGTGCTGAGTGATTTGGAAAAATACGATAAAATTGTACTTTCCCCCGGACCGGGAATACCCGAAGAAGCTGGATTGCTGCTAGATATTATTCGCGAATTTGCCCCCCGCAAAAGTATGTTTGGCGTTTGTTTAGGACATCAGGCTATTGGCGAAGTATTTGGCGGAACACTAACCAATATGAACCGAGTGCTTCATGGAATTGCTACTTCGGTGAGCCAAGTGGTAGCCGATCCGATTTTATTTGCCGGACTTCCAGAGCAATTTGAGGCTGGCCGCTATCACAGTTGGATTGTTAATGCCGAGGGATTGCCCGATTGTTTTGAAGTAACCAGTACAGACAAAAGCGGACAGATCATGTCGATGAAGCACAAAGAATATGATGTGCGTGGTGTGCAGTTTCACCCCGAATCGGTTTTAACTCCACTGGGCGAAAAGATGATCGAAAACTGGTTAAACAACTAA
- the trpB gene encoding tryptophan synthase subunit beta, whose amino-acid sequence MKYQVNKKGYYGEFGGAYIPEMMHPNIEELQQKYMEIIGSYNFRQDFIHLLKHYVGRPSPLYPAQRLSEKYGTNIYLKREDLNHTGSHKINNTIGQILLAKALGKKRIIAETGAGQHGVATATVCALMGMKCIVYMGALDVQRQAPNVKKMKMLGAEVVPAVSGNQTLKDATNEAMRDWINNPVDTHYIIGSVVGPHPFPDMVTQFQAVVSEEIKMQLDEHIGREFPTRVIACVGGGSNAAGAFYHFLENEEVELIGVEAAGKGIDTQETAATLTLGKVGVLHSAKSILMQTEDGQIIEPYSISAGLDYPGIGPLHSHLFKTGRAKYLWATDEEVFEAALELTQLEGIIPALESAHALAALKKVKMKPDDVTVINLSGRGDKDMETYLDHFGY is encoded by the coding sequence ATGAAATATCAAGTTAACAAAAAAGGCTACTACGGTGAATTTGGGGGAGCATATATTCCCGAGATGATGCATCCGAACATTGAAGAACTTCAGCAAAAATACATGGAGATTATTGGCTCCTATAATTTCAGGCAGGATTTTATTCACCTGCTAAAACATTATGTGGGACGGCCATCTCCGCTGTATCCGGCACAAAGGTTATCCGAAAAATACGGGACAAATATTTACCTTAAACGGGAAGATCTGAATCACACAGGATCGCACAAAATCAACAATACCATTGGGCAAATTTTGTTGGCGAAAGCGTTGGGTAAAAAACGGATTATTGCCGAAACCGGAGCCGGACAACACGGCGTGGCCACAGCAACTGTTTGTGCTTTGATGGGAATGAAGTGCATCGTTTATATGGGAGCTTTAGACGTGCAACGACAAGCTCCGAACGTAAAAAAAATGAAGATGCTGGGGGCCGAGGTTGTCCCTGCTGTTTCAGGAAATCAAACCTTGAAAGACGCGACCAACGAAGCCATGCGCGACTGGATTAACAACCCGGTTGATACCCATTACATCATTGGCTCAGTCGTCGGACCACATCCGTTCCCGGATATGGTTACTCAGTTTCAAGCTGTGGTTAGTGAGGAAATTAAAATGCAATTGGACGAACACATTGGCCGCGAGTTCCCCACACGAGTGATAGCTTGCGTTGGCGGAGGAAGTAATGCCGCCGGTGCTTTCTATCATTTTTTGGAGAATGAAGAAGTCGAGTTAATTGGGGTTGAAGCTGCTGGCAAAGGAATTGACACACAGGAAACAGCTGCTACTTTAACGCTCGGCAAAGTGGGAGTGCTACACAGTGCCAAGTCCATACTGATGCAAACCGAAGATGGGCAAATTATTGAACCGTATTCTATTTCTGCAGGCTTGGATTACCCGGGAATTGGGCCATTGCATTCACACCTGTTTAAAACCGGTCGGGCCAAATACTTATGGGCAACAGATGAGGAAGTTTTTGAAGCAGCTCTGGAACTGACCCAATTGGAAGGAATTATTCCTGCTTTAGAGTCTGCGCATGCGTTAGCAGCCCTCAAAAAAGTCAAGATGAAACCCGATGATGTCACGGTCATCAATCTTTCAGGAAGAGGTGACAAAGACATGGAAACGTACCTGGATCATTTCGGCTATTAA
- the trpD gene encoding anthranilate phosphoribosyltransferase, producing MKDTLNYLFEGNTLTAAEAKAILTKIGEGQFSESEIASFLTVFRMRKVKGEEMAGFRQAMLNLCVPVDFSDFNTIDVVGTGGDGKNTFNISTLSCFIIAGAGYKVTKHGNYGLSSVSGSSNMFEHFGYRFTNDPEKLRRELNEIGICFFHAPLFHPAMKHVGPVRRTLKVRTLFNIMGPLLNPSFPKNQLVGVSDLEIMKLYHEVLKAATKTT from the coding sequence ATGAAAGATACTTTAAACTATTTATTTGAAGGAAATACGCTTACTGCTGCAGAAGCAAAAGCGATTCTGACAAAAATTGGTGAAGGGCAGTTCTCCGAATCTGAGATTGCTTCTTTTTTAACGGTTTTCCGCATGCGAAAAGTGAAAGGCGAAGAGATGGCTGGCTTTCGTCAGGCGATGTTGAACCTGTGCGTTCCGGTCGACTTCTCTGACTTCAATACGATTGACGTGGTGGGGACCGGTGGGGACGGTAAAAACACGTTTAATATTTCAACTTTAAGTTGTTTCATTATTGCAGGAGCCGGTTATAAAGTTACCAAACACGGCAACTACGGTTTATCGTCGGTAAGTGGTTCTTCCAATATGTTTGAGCATTTTGGCTATCGGTTTACCAACGATCCTGAAAAGCTGCGGCGAGAACTGAATGAAATCGGAATTTGTTTTTTTCATGCTCCACTTTTCCACCCAGCCATGAAACACGTTGGACCGGTGCGAAGAACACTGAAAGTAAGAACCTTATTCAATATTATGGGGCCATTGTTAAATCCATCCTTTCCCAAAAATCAACTGGTTGGTGTTTCTGATCTGGAGATTATGAAATTGTATCACGAAGTTTTAAAAGCAGCAACCAAAACTACATGA
- a CDS encoding mechanosensitive ion channel domain-containing protein: MEDYQDLVDKAYEMMLIYAPKVVLAILVLVIGMWIINRFTKATRRIMTVRSVNVSLIGFVSSLANLGLKALLLVSVAGMIGIQTTSFIAILGAAGLAIGLALQGTLANFAGGVMILIFKPYNVGDLIKAQGHLGVVKEIHIFVTILLSPESKTIIIPNGAISNGDITNYTTEGKIRVDMTFGISYESNIKTAKDVLMGILTAHPKVLKEPAPFVGVSELADSSVNLAVRPHVKPKDYWAVYFDVYESGKIALDEAKITIPFPQVDVHMDK; the protein is encoded by the coding sequence ATGGAAGATTATCAAGATTTAGTTGACAAAGCTTACGAGATGATGCTTATCTATGCTCCCAAGGTCGTATTAGCCATTCTTGTCCTTGTTATTGGCATGTGGATCATTAACCGATTTACAAAGGCTACCAGACGAATAATGACTGTTCGTAGTGTCAACGTTTCGCTGATTGGATTTGTATCCAGCTTGGCTAATCTGGGACTTAAAGCTCTTCTGCTAGTCAGCGTGGCTGGCATGATCGGCATTCAAACAACCTCTTTCATCGCGATTCTGGGTGCTGCGGGGCTAGCAATTGGTTTAGCTCTTCAAGGTACTTTAGCAAATTTTGCAGGCGGAGTTATGATCCTGATTTTTAAACCCTATAATGTGGGCGACTTGATTAAAGCTCAGGGACATCTGGGAGTAGTGAAGGAAATTCACATTTTTGTGACGATTTTATTGTCGCCAGAAAGTAAAACAATCATCATTCCAAACGGAGCTATTTCAAACGGGGATATTACCAACTACACCACCGAAGGAAAAATCCGTGTTGACATGACTTTCGGAATTTCCTATGAATCCAATATTAAAACTGCGAAAGATGTTTTGATGGGTATTTTAACAGCTCATCCCAAGGTATTGAAGGAACCAGCACCATTTGTTGGAGTCAGTGAATTAGCTGACAGCTCGGTGAATCTGGCTGTTCGTCCACATGTGAAGCCCAAAGATTATTGGGCCGTTTATTTTGATGTATATGAAAGTGGAAAAATTGCACTGGATGAAGCGAAAATCACTATTCCATTCCCTCAAGTAGATGTTCATATGGATAAGTAG
- the trpC gene encoding indole-3-glycerol phosphate synthase TrpC, whose translation MTILDEINNNKQAEIADAKSKISQEELKLSPFFKRKTNSLKAALNADGASGIIAEFKTKSPSKGMINETAEVTEVTSGYVAAGVSGLSVLTDHNYFGGSFENLAKARMTNPKTPILRKDFMLDPYQVYEAKAHGADLILLIAASLSKEEMLRLSETAKELDLEILVEVHTEEEIEKLNPLIDLVGVNNRNLKTFEVDIENSVRLSKLLPTDMIRISESGLSSVDNIRYLRKAGFNGFLMGENFMKTEDPGKACKEFIACI comes from the coding sequence ATGACCATTTTAGACGAAATAAATAACAATAAACAGGCAGAAATTGCCGATGCTAAATCAAAAATCAGTCAGGAGGAATTGAAGCTTTCTCCATTTTTCAAGCGAAAGACAAATTCTTTGAAAGCCGCTTTAAATGCAGACGGTGCTTCCGGAATTATCGCTGAATTCAAAACAAAATCGCCCTCAAAAGGGATGATAAATGAAACGGCTGAAGTAACCGAAGTGACCTCAGGATACGTTGCTGCCGGAGTTTCTGGCTTGTCGGTATTAACTGATCATAACTATTTTGGCGGCTCATTTGAAAATCTGGCGAAAGCAAGAATGACTAATCCAAAGACACCGATTTTACGCAAAGATTTTATGCTTGACCCCTATCAGGTGTACGAAGCCAAAGCACATGGTGCCGACCTGATTTTGTTGATTGCTGCCAGCTTGAGCAAAGAAGAAATGCTGCGTTTATCGGAAACAGCCAAAGAATTGGATTTAGAGATTCTGGTTGAAGTGCACACCGAGGAAGAAATTGAAAAGCTCAACCCTTTAATTGATTTGGTTGGCGTGAATAACCGCAACCTGAAAACGTTTGAAGTGGATATTGAAAACTCAGTCAGACTAAGCAAATTACTACCAACAGATATGATTCGCATTTCCGAAAGCGGATTGTCGTCGGTTGATAATATTCGCTACTTGCGGAAAGCCGGTTTTAATGGCTTCCTGATGGGTGAGAATTTTATGAAAACTGAAGACCCGGGAAAAGCTTGTAAAGAATTTATAGCTTGTATTTAA
- a CDS encoding anthranilate synthase component I family protein produces the protein MNPINVQVNVKKILADTLTPVSVYLKFRELFPNSILLESSDYHGNENAYSFICIKPMYCFTADQGLITIDHMGKRLMQKKIQDHKTVAVDLDAFFKSFKLSGDVAEMPANGLFGYLSFDSIKYFEKIDITAERKDEYAVPEVKYCFYKYIIAIDHNKDMISLIENLPEGETAEMGQIESLLKNLSFPDTHFNLVGDEKSNITDEDYRQMVTKGKEHCYRGDVFQIVLSRQFSQQYAGDEFNVYRALRSVNPSPYLFFFDYGDYRIFGSSPEAELRIKKGRAIINPIAGTFRRTGNDEQDRVLAEQLCADSKENAEHVMLVDLARNDLSRNAEDVVVDSYREVQYFSHVIHLVSEVSGKLPEDTNMVTVLGDSFPAGTLSGAPKHMAMQLIDRYENQRRSYYGGAIGFMGFDNSLNHAIMIRSFLSKGKTLYYQAGAGIVADSQEENELQEVNNKLAALKKAIEIAKEI, from the coding sequence ATGAACCCAATTAATGTACAAGTAAACGTCAAGAAAATTCTGGCCGATACGCTCACTCCGGTCAGTGTTTATCTTAAGTTCAGGGAGTTGTTTCCCAACTCTATTCTACTTGAGAGTTCCGATTATCACGGAAACGAAAACGCCTATTCATTCATCTGTATCAAGCCGATGTATTGCTTTACTGCCGACCAAGGGTTGATTACTATCGACCATATGGGCAAGCGGCTGATGCAAAAGAAAATTCAAGATCATAAAACGGTAGCGGTCGATTTAGATGCTTTTTTCAAGTCGTTTAAGTTAAGTGGCGATGTGGCCGAAATGCCGGCCAACGGGTTATTTGGCTACCTGAGTTTTGATTCGATCAAATATTTTGAAAAAATTGATATTACTGCCGAGCGAAAAGATGAATACGCCGTGCCTGAAGTAAAGTATTGCTTTTACAAATACATCATTGCGATCGATCATAACAAAGACATGATCTCGTTGATTGAAAATCTTCCGGAAGGTGAAACGGCAGAGATGGGACAAATTGAATCCTTATTGAAAAACCTATCATTTCCTGATACACATTTTAACTTGGTAGGCGATGAGAAATCCAATATCACGGATGAGGATTACCGCCAGATGGTAACCAAAGGCAAAGAGCATTGTTATCGGGGCGACGTTTTTCAGATTGTACTTTCGCGCCAGTTTTCACAACAATATGCAGGCGATGAATTTAACGTGTACCGAGCACTGCGGTCAGTTAATCCATCGCCTTATTTATTTTTCTTCGACTACGGCGATTACCGAATATTCGGATCGAGCCCCGAAGCAGAACTGCGTATTAAAAAAGGTCGTGCGATAATCAATCCAATTGCCGGGACTTTCCGCAGAACAGGCAACGATGAACAGGATCGGGTATTAGCGGAGCAATTGTGTGCTGACTCCAAAGAGAATGCCGAGCATGTGATGCTGGTTGATCTGGCACGCAACGACCTTAGCCGCAACGCCGAAGATGTCGTGGTGGACAGCTATCGCGAAGTGCAATACTTTTCGCATGTGATTCACCTTGTTTCAGAAGTTTCCGGTAAGTTGCCGGAAGATACGAACATGGTGACCGTGCTAGGCGATTCATTTCCTGCCGGAACTTTATCGGGAGCACCCAAGCACATGGCCATGCAGTTGATTGACAGATACGAAAACCAACGCCGGAGCTATTACGGCGGTGCCATTGGTTTTATGGGATTCGACAATAGCTTGAATCATGCCATTATGATCCGTTCGTTTTTGAGCAAAGGAAAAACACTTTATTATCAGGCTGGCGCCGGAATTGTGGCAGATTCGCAGGAAGAAAACGAGTTACAGGAAGTAAATAACAAATTGGCCGCCCTGAAGAAAGCCATCGAAATTGCTAAGGAGATTTAA
- a CDS encoding Pycsar system effector family protein: protein MEKLWNKISFLLGTQAHIHENIKFADQKSLVVIIINTGLISGLYKIGILDYSHSLLLLSAVISFLCLSFGILFSIFAIWPRGENKNSGVGFSNPVRITRWENIKTYKEGFKDSNPENLMDDLLELVFDRSSINKKKYYWLKWAIRVSLVGWFLGLTSSLLKATAIQMIS, encoded by the coding sequence ATGGAAAAACTCTGGAATAAGATTTCGTTTCTGTTAGGTACACAAGCACATATTCATGAGAATATAAAGTTTGCTGACCAAAAATCTCTAGTTGTTATAATTATCAACACGGGACTAATTAGTGGACTATACAAAATAGGTATTTTAGATTACTCCCATTCACTTTTGTTACTGTCAGCAGTTATTAGTTTTTTATGTCTAAGTTTTGGGATTTTATTTTCAATATTCGCGATCTGGCCAAGAGGTGAAAATAAGAACTCAGGGGTAGGCTTTTCAAACCCCGTAAGGATTACACGCTGGGAAAATATTAAAACATACAAAGAAGGATTTAAAGATTCAAATCCTGAAAACTTAATGGATGATCTGCTTGAATTAGTTTTTGACAGAAGCTCAATAAATAAAAAGAAATATTACTGGCTCAAGTGGGCTATCCGAGTTTCATTAGTTGGATGGTTTTTAGGGCTGACTTCTTCATTGCTTAAAGCAACTGCTATTCAAATGATTAGTTAA
- the trpA gene encoding tryptophan synthase subunit alpha: MKNRINQLFQDKKENILSVYFTAGYPQLNDTVEIIKTLEENGVDLIEIGMPFSDPVADGPVIQNSSTVALKNGMSIKQLFEQLQSIRQTVNIPLILMGYLNPVIQFGLEAFCMKCQEVGIDGLILPDLPVSVYQEEYKELFEHYGLHNILLITPQTSDARIQEIDEASGGFIYMVSSSSTTGAKDKVSDFHEDYFNRVNQLKLNNPRLIGFGISNQETFENACKYASGAIIGSAFVKALEQDKTLDEKVSAFVNRILKTV; encoded by the coding sequence ATGAAAAATAGAATCAATCAACTATTTCAAGATAAAAAGGAAAACATCCTTTCTGTTTACTTTACGGCCGGCTATCCACAATTGAATGACACGGTTGAAATTATTAAAACGCTGGAGGAAAACGGAGTTGACCTGATTGAAATCGGCATGCCGTTCTCTGACCCTGTGGCCGATGGGCCTGTCATTCAGAATAGCAGTACTGTTGCTTTGAAAAATGGGATGAGCATCAAGCAGCTTTTCGAACAACTACAATCAATTCGGCAAACAGTCAACATTCCACTAATCCTCATGGGATATTTAAACCCGGTTATCCAGTTCGGTCTTGAGGCTTTCTGCATGAAATGTCAGGAAGTTGGTATCGACGGACTCATCTTACCCGATTTACCGGTATCTGTTTATCAGGAAGAGTACAAAGAACTGTTTGAGCATTATGGTCTTCATAATATTTTATTGATTACACCTCAAACATCTGATGCCCGAATCCAGGAGATTGATGAAGCCTCCGGTGGTTTTATTTACATGGTATCCAGTTCATCAACCACCGGTGCAAAAGATAAGGTTTCTGATTTTCATGAGGACTATTTTAATCGGGTGAACCAGTTGAAATTGAATAATCCGCGGTTGATCGGCTTCGGGATTTCTAATCAGGAGACCTTTGAGAATGCCTGTAAATATGCTTCGGGAGCAATCATAGGAAGTGCATTTGTAAAAGCACTTGAGCAAGACAAAACATTGGACGAAAAGGTTTCTGCATTTGTTAATCGTATTTTAAAGACAGTTTAA